The following is a genomic window from Niveispirillum cyanobacteriorum.
GCATCATGGCTTCCTCCGCCCCGTCGCGGCCCCTGGCCGTCATTTTTGGCGCCCCCGATCCGGTTCTGAACGCCGATCAGAAGGCATTCTATCGCGACGCGAACCCGTTGGGCCTGATCCTGTTCAAGCGGAACTGCGAAAGCCCGGATCAGGTGCGCCGCCTGTGCGATGACTTCCGCAATGCCGTGGGCCGCGCCGACGCCCCCATCCTGATCGATTTCGAAGGCGGTGAGCATCAGCGGATGGAGCCGCCGGTCTGGCCCGCCTTCCCGGCACCCGCCGCCTTTGGCCGTCTTTATGCCAAGGATGCGCTGGCGGGCCTGCGCGCCACCCGCCTGAACGGGGCTGCCATCGGTACCTTGCTGCGCCAGCACGGGGTGAATGTCGATTGTGCGCCGCTGGCCGATGTGCCGGTGGCCGGGGCCGATCCCGTGATCGGCGAACGCGCCTTCGGCAGCGACCCGGAGGTGGTGACCGTGCTGGCCCGCGCCTTCATGGATGGCATGGCATCGGTAGGCGTCACGCCCATCATCAAACATATTCCCGGCCATGGCCGTGCGCTGGTGGACAGCCACAAGGACCGGCCGTTTGTCGATACCGACCTGTCGGAGCTGGATCGCACGGATTTCCTGCCTTTCGCCCGCCTGAGCCGCACGGCCCCCTGGGCCATGGTCGCGCATGTCGTCTATACGGGCGTCGATGCAAAGAACCCCGCCACCATTTCAAAGGATGCCGTGCAGATGCTCATTCGTGACCGTATCGGGTTTGATGGCGTCCTGATCTCCGACTGCATCTATATGGAAAGCCTTGGCGGCACACTGGCGGAGCGGGCTGCGGCCGTGCAGGGGGCGGGCGTGGATATCGTCCTGTCCAGCCATGGCGATGTGGATGAATGGACCCCCATCGCTGCATCCGTGAAGCCCCTGACCGATGCCGCCGCATCCC
Proteins encoded in this region:
- a CDS encoding glycoside hydrolase family 3 N-terminal domain-containing protein; the encoded protein is MASSAPSRPLAVIFGAPDPVLNADQKAFYRDANPLGLILFKRNCESPDQVRRLCDDFRNAVGRADAPILIDFEGGEHQRMEPPVWPAFPAPAAFGRLYAKDALAGLRATRLNGAAIGTLLRQHGVNVDCAPLADVPVAGADPVIGERAFGSDPEVVTVLARAFMDGMASVGVTPIIKHIPGHGRALVDSHKDRPFVDTDLSELDRTDFLPFARLSRTAPWAMVAHVVYTGVDAKNPATISKDAVQMLIRDRIGFDGVLISDCIYMESLGGTLAERAAAVQGAGVDIVLSSHGDVDEWTPIAASVKPLTDAAASRLARPLPPAGAMLDVAGTLEEITGLLALA